A window from Nitrospira sp. ND1 encodes these proteins:
- a CDS encoding peroxiredoxin yields MMLCGGFSADARGALPSSPAVPMLVVERIPQVDEEAPNFLLRDSEGFNVTLDQFRGKVVLLNFWATWCGPCKIEMPAMERLYRSFSRKDFEILAVSTDAQGAAVTRPFQREVGFTFPVLHDADFRIGLQYGARQLPMTFLIDRKGIIRNRIPGARDWSAPAGKRLVESLLQGS; encoded by the coding sequence ATGATGCTCTGTGGAGGGTTTTCTGCTGACGCTCGCGGAGCATTGCCTTCCTCGCCGGCTGTGCCGATGCTTGTCGTCGAGCGCATTCCTCAGGTCGATGAGGAGGCTCCGAACTTCCTCCTTCGGGACTCCGAGGGGTTCAACGTCACGCTCGATCAGTTCCGAGGGAAAGTTGTGCTCTTGAATTTCTGGGCGACCTGGTGCGGGCCTTGCAAAATCGAGATGCCGGCGATGGAGCGACTGTATCGAAGCTTCAGCCGCAAGGACTTTGAGATTCTCGCGGTCTCGACCGACGCCCAGGGCGCAGCGGTGACCCGTCCCTTTCAGCGGGAAGTCGGCTTTACTTTCCCCGTGCTCCACGACGCCGATTTTCGCATCGGGCTTCAGTATGGCGCACGCCAGCTCCCCATGACGTTTCTGATCGATCGCAAGGGCATCATTCGCAATCGGATTCCAGGGGCCAGAGACTGGAGCGCCCCTGCGGGGAAGCGCCTGGTTGAATCGCTGTTGCAGGGGTCCTAA
- the ahcY gene encoding adenosylhomocysteinase → MDYDVKDMGLADQGKLKIEWAEATMPVLRLIRKRFEREQPFKGIRATACLHVTTETANLMKTLKAGGADVRLCASNPLSTQDDVAAALVRHEGIPTFAVKGEDNKTYYRHIESAIAHKPHLSMDDGADVVSHLHSKRKDLLRNVIGGTEETTTGVIRLRSMAEKKVLKFPVISVNDADTKHMFDNRYGTGQSTMDGIVRATNRLVCGSTLVVAGYGWCGRGIATRARGMGANVIVTEIDPLKGLEAVMDGFRVMPMDEAAPLGDFFVTVTGNLKVIRGEHFAAMKDGAIVCNSGHFNVELDIPALEKLSKKKLAVRSGVDQYTLKNGRRVSLLGEGRLVNLATAEGHPSSVMDMSFANQALGAEYIVKNYKKLEKKVYPVPADIDKEISRLKLAGMGVSIDKLTKEQVKYLASWEMGT, encoded by the coding sequence GTGGACTACGACGTGAAAGACATGGGATTAGCTGATCAGGGAAAATTGAAAATCGAATGGGCAGAAGCCACGATGCCGGTACTCCGGCTCATTCGCAAACGCTTTGAACGGGAACAGCCGTTCAAGGGCATCCGCGCCACCGCTTGCCTACACGTGACCACCGAAACGGCCAACCTGATGAAAACGCTCAAGGCCGGCGGGGCAGATGTTCGCCTCTGCGCCTCCAACCCGTTGAGCACTCAAGACGATGTCGCCGCCGCCCTGGTTCGGCACGAAGGGATCCCGACCTTTGCCGTCAAGGGAGAAGACAACAAGACCTACTACCGGCATATTGAATCGGCCATCGCCCACAAGCCGCACCTGTCCATGGACGACGGAGCCGATGTGGTCTCCCATCTACACTCCAAGCGGAAAGACTTACTCCGCAACGTGATCGGTGGAACAGAGGAAACCACCACCGGCGTCATCCGCCTTCGCAGCATGGCCGAGAAGAAAGTCCTGAAATTCCCGGTCATCTCCGTGAACGATGCGGACACGAAACACATGTTCGACAACCGGTATGGCACTGGCCAAAGCACCATGGACGGCATTGTCCGTGCCACCAATCGGCTGGTGTGCGGCTCCACGCTCGTCGTCGCCGGCTACGGCTGGTGCGGCCGCGGCATTGCCACGCGCGCACGCGGCATGGGCGCCAACGTCATCGTGACTGAAATCGATCCATTGAAGGGCCTCGAAGCCGTGATGGACGGATTCCGGGTCATGCCGATGGATGAAGCCGCTCCCCTTGGAGACTTTTTTGTCACAGTCACAGGCAACTTGAAGGTTATTCGCGGCGAGCACTTTGCGGCCATGAAGGACGGGGCAATCGTCTGCAATTCCGGACACTTCAATGTCGAGCTGGACATTCCTGCACTGGAAAAGCTCAGCAAGAAAAAACTCGCCGTGCGCTCGGGTGTGGACCAATACACTTTGAAGAACGGCCGTCGCGTCAGCCTCTTGGGCGAAGGTCGCCTTGTGAACCTAGCCACCGCTGAAGGCCACCCCTCCAGCGTCATGGACATGAGCTTCGCGAATCAGGCCTTGGGGGCCGAATATATTGTGAAGAACTACAAGAAATTGGAAAAGAAGGTCTATCCGGTTCCCGCCGACATCGATAAAGAAATTTCGCGGCTCAAACTCGCCGGCATGGGCGTGTCGATCGACAAGCTCACCAAAGAGCAGGTGAAGTACTTGGCCTCCTGGGAAATGGGAACCTAG
- a CDS encoding TlpA disulfide reductase family protein, with amino-acid sequence MTDPINQSPANTAPRTGPSRTLVVIAAAAILGVMFLVVWLQSSKYEPLVVGKEAPDFQLPDLNEKQLRLSDYRGKVVFLNFWATWCKPCREEMPSMEVLYKNFEKDGLVILAVSIDRVTTKKEIPPFVKGLNLTFPVLVDSWGQTDKRYKLMGVPETYIIDQQGVLREKVIGPRDWTRLDNLKVLTQLLKPAEKAAHATPTQALPTS; translated from the coding sequence ATGACAGATCCAATCAACCAGAGCCCTGCCAACACTGCGCCGCGAACCGGCCCGTCCCGTACCCTGGTGGTAATAGCCGCTGCGGCCATTCTGGGCGTGATGTTTCTCGTAGTCTGGCTACAGAGTTCCAAGTACGAACCATTGGTGGTGGGAAAAGAGGCACCGGATTTTCAATTGCCCGACTTAAACGAGAAGCAGCTGCGGTTATCGGACTATCGCGGCAAAGTGGTCTTTTTGAATTTCTGGGCGACCTGGTGCAAGCCGTGCCGTGAGGAAATGCCTTCGATGGAGGTTTTGTACAAGAATTTTGAAAAGGACGGGTTGGTGATTCTCGCGGTCAGCATCGACCGGGTGACGACGAAGAAAGAAATACCTCCGTTCGTGAAGGGCTTGAACCTCACGTTTCCCGTACTGGTTGATTCCTGGGGCCAGACCGACAAGCGCTACAAATTGATGGGTGTCCCCGAAACCTACATCATTGATCAGCAGGGTGTCCTGCGTGAAAAAGTGATCGGGCCTCGGGATTGGACACGACTGGATAATCTTAAGGTGTTGACCCAACTTCTCAAGCCTGCGGAGAAGGCCGCCCATGCGACCCCTACTCAGGCGCTGCCAACGTCGTAA
- the ccsB gene encoding c-type cytochrome biogenesis protein CcsB, with protein sequence MMRSLFLFDMTFWLYLAALGLYVAYLFAKRPAMQMVPAGHPIEDLEERDGAWATQLGQVATLVTVFGWVLNTLALTTRAFERMEHSGTFAPWSNQFEAMAYVSWAIILGYVLLEFRYRIKAVGAFVVGIGFIAMGAASLLPYRYQTAEPLVPALNSYWIYIHVSVTLTSYAAFAMAGGLGLMYLFKERAVNRGSQSRFYAAFPDLETIDELGYKAIMLGFPLLAFGIILGAMWANYAWGGYWSWDPKETWSLIVWLIYGAYIHARMTRGWEGHKAAIYAIFGLLMVIFCFWGVNFLLSGLHAYA encoded by the coding sequence ATGATGCGATCACTGTTCCTATTCGATATGACGTTCTGGTTGTATTTAGCCGCGTTAGGGTTGTATGTGGCCTATCTGTTCGCAAAACGTCCTGCCATGCAGATGGTTCCAGCCGGGCATCCGATTGAGGACCTTGAAGAACGTGATGGTGCTTGGGCCACGCAATTGGGACAGGTCGCAACCCTTGTGACCGTCTTCGGGTGGGTGCTGAACACCTTGGCGCTCACGACGCGGGCATTTGAGCGAATGGAACATTCAGGCACCTTCGCGCCCTGGTCAAACCAGTTCGAGGCAATGGCCTATGTGTCCTGGGCCATTATCTTGGGCTACGTGCTTCTCGAATTCCGCTACAGGATTAAGGCCGTCGGTGCCTTTGTGGTGGGAATCGGGTTTATTGCCATGGGCGCCGCGTCGCTCTTGCCCTATCGATACCAGACGGCAGAGCCGCTCGTTCCGGCCCTGAACAGCTACTGGATCTACATCCATGTCTCCGTCACGTTGACCAGCTACGCGGCGTTTGCCATGGCCGGTGGATTGGGCCTGATGTATCTCTTCAAAGAACGGGCGGTCAATCGTGGCAGTCAGTCGCGGTTTTATGCCGCCTTTCCCGATCTCGAAACCATCGATGAGCTTGGCTATAAGGCGATCATGCTGGGGTTTCCGCTGCTGGCCTTCGGGATCATCCTCGGAGCAATGTGGGCGAACTATGCCTGGGGCGGGTACTGGAGTTGGGATCCCAAGGAGACCTGGTCGTTGATCGTATGGCTGATCTATGGCGCCTATATCCATGCTCGCATGACGCGGGGGTGGGAAGGCCATAAAGCGGCGATCTACGCGATCTTTGGTTTGCTCATGGTCATTTTCTGTTTCTGGGGAGTGAATTTTCTGCTCTCCGGTCTGCATGCCTACGCCTAG
- a CDS encoding radical SAM protein: MLVFLIHVRDPQFYALPAKTRAKNGRIRVMGFPPIGIMSLSSVLKRSGHECVMFDQAHPETPNEFIIEEIKRRKPALVGLSFLSTTSYPYAKILARQIRAADSTVKLAFGGVFASLNAGLVKLQCPEIDFVCRGDGEQLLLDLLDRLEDPQEVGGVTWAKDGKVINNPNRTMERHLDQWPFPDRESLELDFVESMPLDVPAVLSMERFTTMQTSRGCPWPCVFCDIPIFNEGKWRARSAQHVVDELKYLEANGYGSVYFVDDHFLLQPKRIDAICKGIIDAKLTIQWGIEGRVDSVAQHLFPAMAQAHCRTVMFGIESGSQKILDRLQKEQTLAEVETAVRNAKKAGIEIVHGFFTVGNPDETVEDMQKTFDFASKLPLDTFGFNRLCVYRGTPLWQEYIKRGLVSDAKDWYKYFKCSEIDPTCLPGAVINSVRQEGLKKLFIYKLTRYPIQTFKLLRRFLRFMPFRDVAYLIIKPFLGQKKGATKAEVLSRAVEHAEMKDAAAQLTQLSDELLHSVLEESKAERQRIQQEAEGSRELPMVNSR, encoded by the coding sequence ATGCTGGTGTTTCTGATACATGTGCGCGATCCCCAGTTTTATGCCCTTCCGGCGAAGACGCGAGCTAAGAACGGGCGTATCCGGGTCATGGGGTTTCCGCCCATCGGCATTATGTCATTGTCGTCGGTATTGAAGCGGTCGGGCCATGAATGTGTGATGTTCGATCAGGCGCATCCTGAGACCCCGAATGAGTTCATTATCGAGGAGATCAAACGGCGGAAGCCGGCCTTGGTTGGTCTTAGTTTCCTCAGTACCACCAGCTATCCCTATGCCAAAATTCTAGCTCGTCAGATTCGAGCGGCCGATAGTACCGTCAAGCTGGCCTTCGGCGGAGTATTTGCCAGTCTCAACGCGGGTTTGGTGAAGCTCCAGTGTCCAGAAATCGACTTTGTGTGTCGAGGAGACGGGGAGCAGTTGTTGCTTGATTTGCTCGATCGTCTTGAGGATCCGCAAGAGGTGGGCGGTGTCACTTGGGCGAAAGACGGCAAGGTGATCAATAACCCCAACAGGACGATGGAGCGCCACTTGGATCAGTGGCCATTTCCTGACCGGGAAAGCCTGGAATTAGACTTTGTCGAGTCGATGCCGTTGGACGTGCCGGCGGTGTTGTCGATGGAGCGATTTACGACCATGCAGACTTCGCGGGGCTGTCCGTGGCCCTGTGTCTTCTGTGACATCCCGATTTTCAACGAGGGGAAGTGGCGGGCGCGTAGCGCGCAGCACGTCGTTGATGAGCTGAAGTACCTCGAGGCGAATGGGTACGGATCTGTCTATTTCGTCGATGATCACTTTTTACTGCAGCCGAAGCGGATCGATGCGATTTGTAAAGGGATCATCGATGCGAAGCTGACAATCCAATGGGGAATCGAAGGCCGGGTTGATTCCGTGGCCCAGCACCTCTTCCCTGCCATGGCTCAGGCGCATTGCAGGACGGTGATGTTCGGCATCGAAAGCGGCAGCCAGAAAATTCTGGATCGCCTCCAGAAGGAGCAGACGCTCGCCGAGGTTGAGACCGCGGTTAGAAACGCCAAGAAGGCAGGGATCGAAATCGTTCACGGTTTCTTTACGGTGGGCAATCCCGACGAAACCGTCGAGGACATGCAGAAGACGTTTGATTTCGCCTCGAAATTGCCTTTGGACACGTTTGGATTCAATCGGCTGTGCGTCTATCGGGGCACGCCTCTGTGGCAGGAATATATCAAGCGTGGATTGGTGAGCGACGCCAAGGATTGGTACAAGTATTTTAAGTGTTCGGAGATTGATCCGACCTGTTTGCCGGGGGCAGTCATTAATTCAGTTCGCCAAGAGGGGCTGAAGAAGCTGTTTATTTATAAGCTCACCCGATACCCGATTCAGACCTTCAAGCTGCTGCGCCGATTCTTGCGTTTCATGCCGTTCCGTGACGTGGCCTATCTCATCATCAAGCCCTTCTTGGGCCAGAAGAAGGGGGCGACAAAGGCCGAAGTATTGTCGCGGGCGGTGGAGCATGCGGAGATGAAAGACGCTGCAGCGCAATTGACCCAGCTGAGCGATGAGTTACTGCACAGTGTGTTGGAAGAGTCGAAAGCCGAGCGTCAGCGGATTCAGCAGGAGGCCGAAGGATCTCGCGAACTTCCCATGGTCAATTCACGTTAG
- a CDS encoding cytochrome c biogenesis protein ResB, translating to MNDKPDAASDVSASAPRTSGLGWEEFSREVVDFFASIKLAMFLFIVLAMTATIGTVIQQGERPETYVQEYGEEAYRWFLRLGFTDVYHTWWFTSLLGLLCVNSLTCFHKRFPSVWRSMRQDKVSVSLAFIQGMKQQTTLSLNQSRDAVAERLVKLFAEKGYRVLAKSDPGEVTVYATKGIMGRVGAHVAHLSATVIVLGGLLGSYYGFQEFGVCLEGQTYHIPRGNFDLRVDKFWIDYHENGSVKSYNSTLTVIDQGTPTTTKTITVNDPLVYKGIWFYQSSYGDAWDQIEAARINIKEKGSDKIIATVDLEWNKEKAVDGLPLKMKMTDFVADFAFNSTEKKVFSKTAEHANPAIRLAVDERSSVQSTPWVFYHYPDLFEIKDSAYQFEFIGYQPKKFTGLQIARNPGINMVWIGCTMLVVGMTLSSLIYHRRLWAKIIPGESGVTLHLGGTTHKSQIDFQKEFRKLTEKINAQA from the coding sequence ATGAACGATAAACCCGATGCAGCATCCGATGTGAGCGCATCCGCTCCGCGCACCTCCGGCCTTGGCTGGGAGGAGTTTTCACGCGAGGTCGTGGATTTTTTTGCTTCGATCAAGCTGGCGATGTTTCTGTTCATTGTGCTCGCCATGACTGCGACGATCGGCACGGTCATTCAGCAGGGCGAACGCCCGGAAACCTATGTGCAGGAATATGGAGAAGAAGCCTATCGCTGGTTCCTGCGATTGGGTTTCACCGATGTCTATCACACCTGGTGGTTTACCAGTCTGCTGGGGCTCCTGTGCGTCAATTCTCTCACTTGTTTCCATAAACGGTTTCCCAGTGTATGGCGGTCCATGCGTCAGGATAAGGTCAGTGTGTCGTTGGCCTTTATCCAGGGGATGAAGCAGCAGACCACCCTCTCACTCAATCAATCGAGAGACGCTGTGGCTGAGCGACTTGTAAAGCTCTTCGCTGAAAAAGGTTATCGGGTGCTGGCCAAGAGCGATCCCGGCGAGGTGACGGTCTACGCCACCAAGGGGATTATGGGCCGGGTCGGCGCGCATGTGGCCCACCTCAGCGCCACGGTCATCGTGCTCGGGGGGCTACTGGGTAGCTATTATGGATTTCAGGAGTTCGGGGTGTGCCTCGAAGGGCAGACCTACCACATCCCGCGTGGCAACTTCGATCTTCGTGTCGATAAGTTCTGGATCGACTACCATGAGAACGGATCGGTAAAGTCCTACAACAGCACCTTGACCGTGATCGATCAGGGTACTCCCACTACAACCAAGACGATTACGGTGAACGATCCCTTGGTCTACAAAGGGATCTGGTTTTACCAATCCAGCTATGGGGATGCGTGGGATCAGATCGAGGCGGCTCGAATCAACATTAAGGAGAAGGGCAGCGACAAGATTATCGCTACGGTCGATCTGGAGTGGAATAAGGAAAAAGCCGTCGACGGCCTTCCATTGAAGATGAAGATGACGGATTTTGTGGCCGACTTCGCGTTTAATTCGACCGAGAAGAAGGTGTTTTCAAAAACCGCGGAGCATGCCAATCCCGCGATTCGGTTGGCGGTTGATGAGCGGAGTAGCGTACAGTCCACTCCCTGGGTGTTCTATCATTATCCCGACCTCTTCGAGATCAAGGACTCCGCATACCAATTCGAATTCATCGGATATCAGCCGAAGAAGTTCACCGGGCTGCAGATTGCCAGAAATCCTGGCATCAATATGGTCTGGATCGGGTGTACGATGCTGGTGGTGGGCATGACTCTGTCGTCGCTGATTTATCATCGGCGGTTATGGGCGAAGATCATTCCCGGCGAGTCCGGTGTGACGCTCCATCTTGGCGGAACAACGCACAAAAGCCAGATCGATTTCCAAAAAGAGTTCAGGAAGTTGACGGAAAAAATTAACGCTCAGGCCTAA
- a CDS encoding geranylgeranyl reductase family protein, with protein MADRQLATTYDVIIVGMGPAGAVAAAALCRGGLTVLGFDKDVHPRYKVCGGGLSARIDLLLEPGFKSVVEQTVNGVQFVYRGQDPLLIESSQPIAYMVMRDRFDHYLVQQAIEAGTEFRTGEGVVEVTQDSDGVEVVTQEGRYRAKMVIGADGANSLVARQLFPNRSLYRAPALESEVRLGNSRHYPSATTILVDVGAARQGYGWIFPKKNGVSVGVGEFRRKSSGLRTTFDRFVSEARGLSGWTVPRPVGHPIPAYSDAEGGHGDGRGSRFVNGRAALVGDAGHLVDPLFGEGIYYAVRSGQLAARSILGNVHDPRESLAAYEAALERDILPDFRVTARIARVIYAFPRLGFRLLRRYQDVVQSYFEVLQGRTTAVQFLPDAKKRLKASVNDLLLEALHLR; from the coding sequence ATGGCTGATAGGCAATTGGCCACAACCTACGATGTGATTATTGTCGGAATGGGGCCGGCAGGAGCGGTTGCTGCTGCGGCTCTCTGTCGCGGGGGCTTGACGGTGCTCGGTTTCGACAAGGACGTCCATCCCCGGTACAAGGTGTGCGGCGGTGGGCTCTCGGCGCGCATCGACCTGCTCTTAGAGCCCGGCTTCAAATCGGTTGTTGAACAGACGGTCAATGGCGTCCAGTTTGTCTATCGTGGGCAGGATCCGCTGCTCATTGAATCCTCTCAACCGATCGCCTACATGGTCATGCGCGATCGTTTCGATCACTACCTTGTGCAACAAGCGATTGAAGCCGGAACCGAGTTCCGGACCGGTGAGGGGGTGGTCGAGGTCACTCAGGATTCCGATGGTGTGGAGGTGGTGACGCAGGAGGGACGGTATCGCGCAAAGATGGTGATCGGTGCGGATGGCGCCAATAGTCTGGTTGCGCGGCAGCTGTTTCCCAACCGCTCCCTGTATCGGGCGCCGGCACTTGAAAGCGAGGTGCGGCTCGGGAATAGCCGACACTATCCGAGCGCGACCACCATCCTTGTGGATGTGGGGGCCGCCCGTCAGGGGTACGGATGGATTTTCCCCAAAAAGAATGGCGTGTCTGTGGGGGTAGGAGAGTTTCGTCGCAAATCGAGCGGTTTGCGCACGACCTTCGATCGGTTTGTCAGCGAAGCGCGGGGGCTGTCCGGCTGGACAGTGCCTCGTCCGGTTGGCCATCCGATTCCCGCCTATTCAGATGCCGAAGGCGGGCATGGAGACGGAAGAGGCTCTCGATTCGTCAATGGTCGAGCAGCATTGGTGGGTGATGCCGGTCACTTAGTCGACCCGCTGTTTGGCGAAGGCATTTATTACGCGGTTCGTTCAGGCCAGCTCGCAGCCCGGTCGATTTTGGGGAACGTTCATGACCCCCGTGAGTCGCTCGCCGCCTACGAGGCAGCGTTGGAGCGTGACATTCTCCCGGATTTTCGAGTCACGGCCAGAATCGCCCGGGTCATTTATGCCTTCCCCCGACTCGGCTTCAGGCTTCTCCGACGCTACCAGGATGTGGTGCAGTCCTATTTCGAAGTTCTGCAGGGACGTACCACAGCCGTACAATTCTTGCCCGATGCGAAGAAGCGCCTCAAGGCGTCGGTCAACGACCTGCTGCTCGAAGCATTACATCTACGGTAA
- the metK gene encoding methionine adenosyltransferase codes for MRHNYLFTSESVTEGHPDKIADQISDGILDAIIAQDKFSRVACETILTTGIAFVAGEISTKAYVEIPDIIRDVIKDVGYTDASWGFDSNTCSVLTSIHQQSGDIAMGVDSGGAGDQGLMFGYATNETTELMPMPIVLAHRLTKRLAEVRKKKILKWVRPDGKSQVTVEYKGGKPCRVDTIVVSTQHSPDVTNKQIEKDLMEHVIRPSMPKGLYDPTSVKHHINPTGRFVVGGPMGDTGLTGRKIIVDTYGGHGSHGGGAFSGKDPSKVDRSASYMARYIAKNIVAAGLASKCEVQLAYAIGVADPVSVLVDTKDTEKVAPESLDKLVRKHFPLTPRGIIDHLKLRRPIFRKTAAYGHFGRNEPEFTWEKTDKAKALRKDAGL; via the coding sequence ATGAGACATAACTACCTGTTCACGTCTGAGTCTGTCACCGAAGGGCACCCGGATAAGATTGCCGATCAGATCTCGGACGGAATTCTAGACGCCATCATCGCTCAAGACAAATTTTCGCGAGTCGCCTGCGAAACCATTCTCACGACCGGCATCGCATTCGTCGCCGGAGAAATCTCGACCAAGGCCTATGTGGAGATTCCCGATATCATTCGCGACGTGATCAAGGACGTCGGCTATACGGACGCCTCCTGGGGTTTCGATTCCAACACCTGCTCGGTCTTGACGTCGATCCACCAACAGTCCGGCGATATCGCCATGGGAGTTGATTCCGGCGGCGCCGGCGACCAGGGCCTCATGTTTGGGTATGCCACCAATGAAACGACCGAGCTCATGCCGATGCCGATCGTGCTGGCCCATCGATTGACCAAACGTTTGGCCGAAGTGCGCAAGAAAAAGATTCTCAAATGGGTGCGGCCCGACGGCAAATCGCAGGTGACCGTGGAATATAAGGGCGGCAAACCTTGCCGCGTCGATACCATCGTCGTTTCCACACAGCACAGCCCCGACGTGACCAACAAGCAAATCGAGAAGGATTTGATGGAACACGTGATCAGACCGTCCATGCCGAAGGGTCTGTACGATCCGACCAGCGTGAAACACCATATCAACCCGACCGGCCGATTCGTGGTCGGCGGACCGATGGGCGATACCGGCCTGACCGGCCGCAAGATCATCGTCGATACCTACGGCGGGCACGGCAGCCACGGCGGAGGGGCCTTCTCGGGAAAAGATCCATCGAAGGTAGATCGCTCCGCCTCGTACATGGCTCGCTATATTGCAAAGAACATCGTGGCCGCGGGCCTGGCTTCAAAATGCGAAGTCCAGCTGGCCTACGCCATTGGAGTAGCCGATCCCGTCTCCGTATTGGTCGACACCAAGGACACCGAGAAGGTAGCACCCGAAAGCTTGGACAAGCTGGTCCGGAAGCATTTCCCATTGACCCCGCGCGGGATCATCGACCATCTCAAGCTACGTCGCCCCATCTTTAGGAAGACGGCCGCCTACGGGCACTTCGGTCGCAACGAACCGGAGTTCACCTGGGAAAAAACCGACAAAGCCAAAGCGTTGCGCAAGGACGCAGGCCTCTAA
- a CDS encoding cytochrome c biogenesis CcdA family protein yields MTDSVQSISLVAAFSAGLLSFVSPCVLPLVPSYISYITGLSIEQLTDVSERNRFRKAIILNSLLFIAGFSTVFVAFGASASLLGQALITYQEHLRRFGGIVVIIFGLYLLGILNLNFLKMEHRYQFRNRPAGFLGSFLIGIAFAAGWTPCVGPVLGTILLYASTTESMLSGVVLLTFYSLGLALPLFLTALGVDRFLSYFKEVRAYLWGVSTVSGVLLIVVGVMIYANSLTMITSFLERYGIGWYLGQ; encoded by the coding sequence ATGACCGATTCGGTGCAATCGATTTCATTGGTTGCCGCATTCTCCGCCGGGCTGCTGTCGTTCGTGTCGCCCTGTGTGCTGCCGCTCGTCCCCTCGTACATTTCCTACATTACCGGGCTCTCGATCGAACAGCTCACGGACGTCTCTGAACGGAATCGCTTCCGGAAAGCGATCATTTTGAATTCCCTGCTGTTCATCGCTGGGTTTTCGACGGTGTTTGTCGCGTTCGGGGCATCGGCCAGCCTCTTGGGCCAGGCGTTGATTACCTACCAGGAGCATCTGCGCCGGTTCGGAGGCATCGTCGTGATTATCTTCGGCCTCTATCTCCTCGGTATCTTGAATTTAAACTTTTTGAAAATGGAGCACCGGTATCAATTCCGAAACCGACCGGCCGGGTTTCTGGGTTCGTTCCTGATCGGCATCGCGTTTGCTGCAGGCTGGACTCCCTGCGTGGGACCTGTCCTGGGGACGATCCTGCTCTATGCCAGTACGACAGAATCGATGCTCAGTGGTGTGGTATTGCTCACGTTTTATTCGCTGGGGTTAGCCCTACCGCTGTTTCTCACCGCGCTCGGCGTCGATCGATTTCTCAGTTACTTTAAAGAAGTGCGCGCATATCTCTGGGGTGTGTCGACGGTGAGCGGGGTGTTGCTCATCGTGGTGGGTGTGATGATCTATGCCAATTCGCTGACCATGATCACGAGCTTTCTCGAACGCTATGGGATCGGCTGGTACCTCGGTCAGTAA
- the sucD gene encoding succinate--CoA ligase subunit alpha, protein MSILVNKNTRVVVQGITGKEGSFHATQCKAYGTKMVAGVTPGKAGQEVEGIPVFNTVADAVKKTDCDTSLIFVPPPFCADAILEAADAGVKLIICITEGIPVNDMVKVKRALHGRDVRLIGPNCPGVITVDEAKIGIMPGFIHKRGVVGVVSRSGTLTYEAVHQLSTLGLGETTCVGIGGDPVNGTGFVDVLPLFEKDSETQAVVMIGEIGGDAEEKAAEYIKKHVKKPVISFIAGITAPPGRRMGHAGAIISGGKGTATEKMKALEAAGVRVVKNPAEIGHAVKAALGR, encoded by the coding sequence GTGAGCATTCTCGTCAATAAGAATACGCGAGTGGTAGTGCAGGGGATCACAGGGAAGGAAGGGTCCTTTCACGCGACGCAATGCAAAGCGTATGGCACGAAGATGGTCGCCGGGGTGACACCTGGCAAGGCCGGGCAGGAAGTTGAGGGCATCCCCGTCTTCAACACCGTGGCCGATGCTGTGAAGAAGACCGACTGCGATACCTCTTTGATCTTTGTGCCGCCGCCATTTTGTGCGGATGCGATCCTGGAAGCTGCTGATGCAGGTGTTAAACTGATTATCTGCATCACCGAAGGCATTCCCGTGAACGATATGGTGAAGGTGAAACGTGCGCTGCATGGACGTGATGTCCGATTAATCGGTCCCAATTGCCCAGGCGTCATCACAGTCGATGAAGCCAAGATCGGCATCATGCCCGGCTTCATCCATAAACGTGGTGTAGTTGGCGTAGTATCACGCAGCGGCACCCTGACGTATGAGGCCGTTCATCAACTGTCGACGTTGGGGCTCGGAGAAACGACCTGTGTGGGAATCGGCGGTGATCCCGTCAACGGCACGGGATTCGTGGATGTCTTGCCCTTGTTCGAGAAGGATTCTGAAACACAGGCTGTCGTGATGATCGGCGAAATCGGTGGCGATGCGGAAGAGAAGGCGGCCGAATATATTAAGAAGCACGTCAAGAAGCCAGTGATTAGTTTCATTGCCGGGATCACGGCGCCGCCAGGGCGTCGGATGGGGCATGCGGGTGCCATCATTTCAGGCGGCAAAGGGACGGCGACGGAAAAAATGAAGGCGCTAGAAGCTGCTGGTGTACGAGTCGTGAAGAATCCCGCTGAGATCGGCCATGCCGTGAAGGCGGCGCTCGGTCGCTAG